A part of Euzebya sp. genomic DNA contains:
- the ctaD gene encoding cytochrome c oxidase subunit I codes for MTVIAENPSGATTPRRGGLFRRPVETSGWRSWLTTVDHKRIGIMYAFASLVFFAVGGLEALAIRAQLAGPNGEILSADVYNQVFTMHGLTMIFFVVMPLGSAFMNFLLPLQIGARDVAFPRINALSLWVWIAAGLFIYSSVFFDGMPSNSWVSYFPQAAVGPDPTGTSLGADVASIQMSRTLFYSLGLQIAGIASLASAVNFIVTILNMRAPGMTLMRMPVFTWMTFVVAFLLLFAIPVIGIALWQMMFEVRWGAPFFNPLQGGDPVLWQHMFWLFGHPEVYIMILPAFGIVSEILPTFSRKPLFGYSAIVFSGIAIGFLGWGVWAHHMFTSGLGPVADTAFGLTTMFIAVPTGIKIFNWLGTMWGGQIRFTTPMLFAIGLVSMFTIGGLSGVTHSLVPHNTQQHDTYYIVAHFHYVLFGGALFGLFGGIYYWFPKAFGHLLNEKVGKIHFWLMIIGFNLTFGPMHILGLNGMPRRYYTYADGMGWNFWNAVVGVGAVVIAVSFLVFMANVWISRKNPAAGADPWDARSVEWLTSSPPPVHNFDQIPVISDRDELWYRKYAGHEGGTGATRVPAGAAGEENPGGPYGDKVSGKTAKELGIHMPDPSWYPLFVAAGLPIAAYGVFFQGAAMITLFAIGGIITVGAMLGWAIEPSAEEHH; via the coding sequence ATGACCGTGATCGCAGAGAACCCCTCCGGCGCGACCACCCCGCGGCGCGGCGGCCTCTTCAGGCGCCCCGTCGAGACGTCCGGGTGGAGATCGTGGCTGACCACCGTCGACCACAAGCGCATCGGCATCATGTACGCGTTCGCGTCGCTGGTGTTCTTCGCCGTCGGCGGCCTGGAAGCGCTGGCCATCCGCGCGCAGCTGGCCGGCCCGAACGGCGAGATCCTGTCGGCCGACGTCTACAACCAGGTCTTCACGATGCACGGCCTGACCATGATCTTCTTCGTGGTCATGCCCCTGGGTTCAGCGTTCATGAACTTCCTGCTGCCCCTGCAGATCGGTGCACGCGACGTCGCCTTCCCCCGGATCAACGCACTCAGCCTGTGGGTGTGGATCGCCGCGGGCCTGTTCATCTACAGCTCGGTGTTCTTTGACGGCATGCCGTCGAACTCCTGGGTGTCCTACTTCCCCCAGGCCGCCGTCGGCCCGGACCCGACCGGGACCAGCCTTGGCGCCGATGTCGCGTCGATCCAGATGTCGCGGACGCTGTTCTACTCCCTCGGTTTGCAGATCGCCGGCATCGCGTCGCTCGCCTCGGCGGTGAACTTCATCGTCACGATCCTCAACATGCGGGCGCCGGGCATGACGCTGATGCGCATGCCGGTGTTCACCTGGATGACCTTCGTCGTCGCCTTCCTGCTGCTCTTCGCCATCCCCGTCATCGGCATCGCCCTGTGGCAGATGATGTTCGAGGTCCGCTGGGGCGCCCCGTTCTTCAACCCCCTCCAGGGCGGCGATCCGGTCCTGTGGCAGCACATGTTCTGGCTCTTCGGGCATCCCGAGGTCTACATCATGATCCTGCCCGCCTTCGGGATCGTGTCAGAGATCCTGCCGACGTTCAGCCGCAAGCCGCTGTTCGGGTACTCCGCCATCGTCTTCAGCGGCATCGCGATCGGGTTCCTCGGCTGGGGCGTGTGGGCCCACCACATGTTCACCTCGGGCCTCGGCCCGGTCGCGGACACCGCCTTCGGCCTGACGACGATGTTCATCGCGGTGCCGACGGGCATCAAGATCTTCAACTGGCTCGGCACGATGTGGGGCGGCCAGATCCGCTTCACCACCCCGATGCTGTTCGCCATCGGCCTGGTGAGCATGTTCACCATCGGCGGCCTGAGCGGCGTCACCCACTCCCTGGTCCCCCACAACACCCAGCAGCACGACACCTACTACATCGTCGCGCACTTCCACTACGTGCTGTTCGGCGGCGCGCTGTTCGGCCTCTTCGGCGGCATCTACTACTGGTTCCCCAAGGCCTTCGGCCACCTGCTCAACGAGAAGGTCGGCAAGATCCACTTCTGGCTGATGATCATCGGCTTCAACCTGACGTTCGGACCGATGCACATCCTCGGCCTGAACGGCATGCCGCGGCGGTACTACACCTACGCCGACGGGATGGGCTGGAACTTCTGGAACGCCGTGGTCGGCGTCGGCGCGGTCGTGATCGCAGTGTCGTTCCTGGTGTTCATGGCAAACGTGTGGATCAGCCGGAAGAACCCGGCGGCCGGCGCCGACCCGTGGGATGCCCGCAGCGTCGAGTGGCTGACCTCCTCGCCGCCGCCGGTCCACAACTTCGACCAGATCCCGGTCATCAGCGACCGCGACGAGCTCTGGTACCGCAAGTACGCCGGCCACGAGGGCGGGACGGGCGCGACCCGCGTGCCCGCCGGCGCCGCGGGCGAGGAGAACCCCGGCGGCCCGTACGGCGACAAGGTCAGCGGCAAGACCGCGAAGGAGCTCGGCATCCACATGCCCGACCCCTCCTGGTACCCGCTGTTCGTCGCCGCCGGCCTGCCCATCGCCGCCTACGGCGTCTTCTTCCAGGGCGCCGCGATGATCACGCTGTTCGCCATCGGCGGGATCATCACCGTCGGCGCGATGTTGGGCTGGGCGATCGAGCCCAGCGCTGAGGAGCACCACTGA
- a CDS encoding heme-copper oxidase subunit III has translation MSAMTPSASGGTTPDEVEVPDHGHTTNFGISNEKLGMWTFIGSECLFFGAMIATYLLYLNRTNEGPTALEIFDIPFTSASTFILLMSSLGMVLALDALQRRNMRAFQTWILTTALLGMVFLSGQMYEFAFFVEEGFKLETSPFSAAFFMLTGFHGIHVTFGVVMLVVLWALSLRGSISHKNTEAVELVGLYWHFVDIVWIVIFTVIYLIPVG, from the coding sequence ATGTCCGCGATGACACCGTCCGCCTCCGGCGGAACCACCCCGGACGAGGTCGAGGTCCCCGACCACGGCCACACCACGAACTTCGGGATCAGCAACGAGAAGCTCGGCATGTGGACCTTCATCGGGTCCGAGTGCCTCTTCTTCGGCGCGATGATCGCGACCTACCTGCTGTACCTGAACCGCACGAACGAGGGCCCCACCGCCCTCGAGATCTTCGACATCCCGTTCACGTCGGCGTCGACGTTCATCCTGCTGATGAGCTCCCTCGGGATGGTGCTCGCGCTCGACGCGCTGCAGCGCCGGAACATGCGGGCCTTCCAGACCTGGATCCTGACGACCGCGCTGCTCGGCATGGTCTTCCTGTCCGGGCAGATGTACGAGTTCGCCTTCTTCGTCGAGGAGGGCTTCAAGCTCGAGACCAGCCCCTTCAGCGCCGCGTTCTTCATGCTGACCGGCTTCCACGGCATCCACGTGACCTTCGGCGTGGTCATGCTGGTGGTGCTCTGGGCGCTGTCGCTGCGCGGCTCGATCAGCCACAAGAACACCGAGGCCGTCGAGCTCGTCGGGCTGTACTGGCACTTCGTCGACATCGTCTGGATCGTCATCTTCACCGTCATCTACCTGATCCCCGTCGGGTAG
- a CDS encoding cytochrome C oxidase subunit IV family protein, translating into MAVDQEEQHHDHPSRSTYIEIAGILAVMTTLEVLLYVFRDSLGRSVTTPALIVLTVGKFLLVGLWFMHLRFDHPVLRRLFIAGLALAAVVFAVVTADWFLGSNGITQGF; encoded by the coding sequence ATGGCCGTAGACCAAGAAGAGCAGCACCACGACCACCCGAGCCGGTCCACCTACATCGAGATCGCCGGGATCCTCGCGGTGATGACCACCCTCGAGGTGCTGCTGTACGTCTTCCGCGACAGCCTGGGCCGGTCGGTGACGACCCCGGCCCTGATCGTCCTCACCGTCGGGAAGTTCCTGCTGGTCGGCCTGTGGTTCATGCACCTGCGGTTCGACCACCCCGTCCTGCGCCGCCTGTTCATCGCCGGCCTCGCCCTGGCCGCCGTGGTGTTCGCCGTCGTGACCGCCGACTGGTTCCTCGGCTCCAACGGCATCACGCAGGGCTTCTAG
- a CDS encoding plastocyanin/azurin family copper-binding protein has product MNENFRRRVFTPLVMPITILGGILLFAWSLSRILLAVPESVSVLVAVGAAAYVLVIAFVVERSRTIAAPALAVGLVVAMLGLVGAGAVAASVGVREIHHGEEGEGGGEETLTEIPEGALVWESYEQALIYTDAPATGPAGEVVVAIDNPTGQVHNVVIEGFQNDAVLVEAANGIDVAPITIEAGDYTYYCSIAGHRAAGMEGQITFE; this is encoded by the coding sequence ATGAACGAGAACTTCCGACGCCGCGTCTTCACGCCGCTGGTGATGCCGATCACGATCCTCGGCGGGATCCTGCTGTTCGCCTGGAGCCTGTCGCGGATCCTTCTGGCCGTCCCCGAGTCCGTCAGCGTTCTGGTCGCCGTCGGCGCCGCCGCCTACGTGCTGGTCATCGCCTTCGTCGTCGAGCGGTCCCGGACCATCGCCGCCCCCGCCCTCGCCGTCGGCCTGGTCGTCGCCATGCTGGGCCTGGTCGGTGCTGGCGCCGTCGCGGCCTCCGTCGGCGTCCGCGAGATCCACCACGGTGAGGAGGGGGAGGGTGGCGGCGAGGAGACCCTGACCGAGATCCCCGAGGGCGCCCTCGTGTGGGAGTCCTACGAGCAGGCGCTCATCTACACCGACGCCCCCGCCACCGGCCCCGCCGGCGAGGTCGTCGTCGCCATCGACAACCCAACCGGGCAGGTCCACAACGTCGTGATCGAGGGCTTCCAGAACGACGCGGTGCTGGTCGAGGCCGCCAACGGCATCGACGTGGCGCCGATCACGATCGAGGCGGGCGACTACACGTACTACTGCAGCATCGCCGGGCACCGCGCCGCCGGCATGGAGGGCCAGATCACCTTCGAGTGA
- a CDS encoding glucosyl-3-phosphoglycerate synthase, protein MGSHAPGPHIPAFDVDGWFARRTFDADAFDVDELAEAKTAGDTSVSVVLPAYDEAPTIGGVIQAVMELAGKLVDEVVVLDGGSTDGTGEVAASSGARVHTALGAFPELGRALGKGDALWRSLAVTSGDIVVFVDTDIRNPDPRFVSGLLGPLLLDPDVALVKAFYDRPIELDGMMHPSGGGRVTELLARPLLNLFWPELAGLVQPLSGEYAGRRDLLEAIPFLTGYGVEIGMLIDTVLLRGADAIAQVDLKRRVHRNQDITALSRMAFGVLQAALRRLPEADRARLGDLPNAYRQFARGGDGQVRVRPEAEVAIVERPPMASQRRA, encoded by the coding sequence ATGGGTTCCCACGCGCCCGGACCGCACATCCCGGCCTTCGACGTCGACGGCTGGTTCGCCCGGCGGACGTTCGACGCGGACGCCTTCGACGTCGACGAGCTGGCCGAGGCCAAGACGGCCGGCGACACCTCCGTCAGCGTCGTGCTGCCGGCCTACGACGAGGCGCCCACGATCGGCGGGGTCATCCAGGCCGTCATGGAGCTGGCCGGGAAGCTGGTCGACGAGGTCGTCGTGCTCGACGGCGGGTCGACCGACGGCACCGGGGAGGTGGCCGCCAGCTCCGGCGCCCGGGTCCACACCGCCCTGGGCGCGTTCCCCGAGCTCGGGCGGGCCCTCGGCAAGGGGGACGCGCTGTGGCGCAGCCTGGCGGTGACCAGCGGGGACATCGTCGTGTTCGTCGACACCGACATCCGCAACCCCGACCCCCGGTTCGTCAGCGGCCTGCTCGGCCCGCTGCTGCTCGACCCCGACGTCGCGCTCGTGAAGGCCTTCTACGACCGCCCGATCGAGCTCGACGGGATGATGCACCCGTCCGGCGGCGGCCGTGTCACCGAGCTGCTCGCCCGCCCCCTCCTCAACCTGTTCTGGCCGGAGCTGGCCGGCCTGGTCCAGCCCCTCAGCGGCGAGTACGCCGGCCGGCGCGACCTGCTCGAGGCCATCCCGTTCCTCACCGGCTACGGGGTCGAGATCGGCATGCTGATCGACACGGTCCTGCTGCGTGGCGCCGACGCGATCGCTCAGGTCGACCTCAAGCGCCGCGTGCACCGCAACCAGGACATCACCGCCCTCAGCCGGATGGCCTTCGGGGTGCTGCAGGCCGCGCTCCGCCGCCTGCCAGAGGCCGACCGCGCCAGGCTCGGCGACCTCCCCAACGCCTACCGGCAGTTCGCCCGCGGGGGCGACGGCCAGGTCCGCGTCCGCCCCGAGGCCGAGGTCGCCATCGTCGAGCGCCCGCCGATGGCCTCCCAGCGGCGGGCGTAG
- a CDS encoding alpha-amylase family glycosyl hydrolase gives MSGTSLADALRAHLERLYDPAGARRALEGLLSVCATHASPPRPGDLDERDVWLIAYADHVLEEGRRPLQAMASLLADELADVVDGIHLLPFFPWTSDDGFAVVDHLAVDPAIGTWSDVEAIAADRRVMLDAVVNHVSASSRWVREWCAGERDGWVLEVPEAFDVERVVRPRTSPLRTAFEGPDAMPRFAWTTFGPDQVDLDYANPDVLVAMTEVLLRYAAHGASVIRLDAVGFLWKTSGTTCIHLPETHEVIRLWRTVLDACAPGTLLITETNVPHDENIRYFGAGDDEAHLVYQFPLAPLVLAAFTWGNAQDLTRWAASLADPLPGTAFLNFLGSHDGIGMRPAEGLLSAAQVEGLCDLARAAGGGVSHRAAADGSQTPYELNTTYVDALIAVADDGQGVARIAAAHAILLALQGVPGIWFGALFAIRNDPELVRSTGRLRSVNRARVDLGELRDTLDRPGTLRQVVFESLCRLIALRRSHPAFSPASPQVVLPAPGWLFAVVRGDPGRRVLVVVSVSDRDRTVRPAELAGGGVWVERLGGCDEPVTGGDPLVLPPYGVAWLEER, from the coding sequence ATGTCCGGGACCTCGTTGGCCGACGCGCTCCGCGCACACCTGGAACGGCTGTACGACCCCGCTGGCGCCCGGCGTGCGCTGGAGGGCCTGCTCAGCGTCTGCGCGACCCACGCCAGCCCGCCGCGGCCCGGCGACCTGGACGAGCGCGACGTGTGGCTGATCGCCTACGCCGACCACGTGCTTGAGGAGGGCCGCCGTCCGCTGCAGGCCATGGCGTCGCTGCTCGCCGACGAGCTGGCCGACGTCGTCGACGGCATCCACCTGCTGCCGTTCTTCCCCTGGACCTCCGACGACGGGTTCGCCGTCGTCGACCACCTCGCGGTCGACCCGGCGATCGGCACCTGGTCCGACGTCGAGGCGATCGCCGCCGACCGGCGGGTGATGCTCGACGCGGTCGTCAACCACGTCAGCGCATCCAGCCGCTGGGTGCGGGAGTGGTGCGCCGGCGAGCGGGACGGCTGGGTCCTCGAGGTGCCCGAGGCCTTCGACGTCGAGCGGGTCGTGCGGCCGCGCACCTCGCCGCTGCGGACGGCGTTCGAGGGGCCGGACGCGATGCCGCGGTTCGCCTGGACGACGTTCGGACCCGACCAGGTCGACCTCGACTACGCCAACCCCGACGTGCTCGTGGCGATGACCGAGGTCCTCCTCCGCTACGCCGCGCACGGCGCGTCGGTCATCCGCCTGGACGCCGTCGGGTTCCTCTGGAAGACCTCGGGCACGACGTGCATCCACCTGCCGGAGACCCACGAGGTCATCCGCCTGTGGCGCACCGTGCTGGACGCCTGCGCGCCGGGCACGCTGCTGATCACCGAGACGAACGTCCCGCACGACGAGAACATCCGCTACTTCGGCGCCGGAGACGACGAGGCGCACCTCGTCTACCAGTTCCCCCTCGCCCCGCTGGTGCTGGCGGCGTTCACCTGGGGCAACGCCCAGGACCTCACCCGCTGGGCGGCGTCGCTCGCCGACCCCCTGCCGGGCACGGCGTTCCTCAACTTCCTCGGCTCCCACGACGGCATCGGCATGCGCCCCGCCGAAGGCCTCCTCTCCGCCGCCCAGGTCGAGGGGCTCTGCGACCTGGCCCGCGCCGCCGGGGGAGGGGTCAGCCACCGCGCCGCAGCTGATGGCTCGCAGACGCCGTACGAGCTGAACACGACCTACGTCGACGCGCTGATCGCCGTGGCGGACGACGGGCAGGGCGTCGCCCGGATCGCGGCGGCCCACGCCATCCTGTTGGCCCTCCAAGGCGTGCCGGGCATCTGGTTCGGCGCGCTGTTCGCGATCCGGAACGACCCAGAGCTGGTCCGGTCCACCGGCCGGCTCCGGTCGGTCAACCGGGCCCGGGTGGACCTGGGGGAGCTGCGCGACACCCTCGACCGGCCCGGCACCCTCCGCCAGGTCGTGTTCGAGTCGCTGTGCCGCCTGATCGCGCTCCGCCGCAGCCACCCGGCGTTCAGCCCGGCCAGCCCGCAGGTCGTCCTGCCTGCGCCCGGCTGGCTGTTCGCCGTCGTGCGGGGGGACCCGGGGCGACGGGTGCTCGTCGTCGTCAGCGTGTCCGACCGCGACCGCACCGTCCGCCCCGCCGAGCTGGCCGGCGGCGGGGTGTGGGTGGAGCGCCTCGGCGGCTGCGACGAGCCGGTCACCGGAGGGGACCCCCTGGTCCTGCCCCCCTACGGCGTCGCGTGGCTCGAGGAGCGCTGA
- a CDS encoding citrate synthase — protein sequence MTDHARIELNGDAFEAPVITGTEGERGIHSSGLRGATGLTTYDPGFASTASCASEITYLNGEAGILRYRGYPIEQLAEHSTFLEVAYLLIFGELPTQAELDDFTHQITIHTLLHEDMRQFFDAFPKNAHPMAILSAATAGLSTFYQDHYDPLDERDVEVSIYRLMAKLPTIAAWSYKKSIGQAYIYPWNKLSYPANFLHMMFGVKAEPYEVDPEIAKALDLLYILHADHEQNASASAVRLVGSTNVNMFAAIASGINALWGPLHGGANQAVLEMLSEIRDADGDTASFINRAKDKDDPFRLMGFGHRVYKNFDPRATIIKETADKILQKLAPNDPLFEIAKELEEVALSDDYFVERKLYPNVDFYSGLIYRAMGLPVEMFTVMFAIGRLPGWIAQWKEMMADPEKRIGRPRQIYKGSSERDYTPIEQR from the coding sequence ATGACAGACCACGCCAGGATCGAGCTGAACGGGGATGCCTTCGAGGCCCCTGTGATCACGGGGACGGAGGGTGAGCGGGGCATCCACTCCTCGGGGCTCCGCGGCGCGACCGGCCTGACGACCTACGACCCGGGGTTCGCGTCGACCGCGTCCTGCGCGAGCGAGATCACGTACCTCAACGGCGAGGCCGGCATCCTCCGCTACCGCGGCTACCCGATCGAGCAGCTCGCCGAGCACTCGACGTTCCTCGAGGTCGCCTACCTGCTGATCTTCGGGGAGCTGCCGACCCAGGCGGAGCTGGACGACTTCACCCACCAGATCACCATCCACACGCTGCTGCACGAGGACATGCGGCAGTTCTTCGACGCGTTCCCGAAGAACGCCCACCCGATGGCGATCCTGTCCGCTGCGACCGCGGGGTTGAGCACCTTCTACCAGGACCACTACGACCCGCTGGACGAGCGCGACGTCGAGGTCAGCATCTACCGGCTGATGGCGAAGCTGCCGACGATCGCCGCGTGGTCGTACAAGAAGTCGATCGGGCAGGCGTACATCTACCCCTGGAACAAGCTGAGCTACCCGGCCAACTTCCTCCACATGATGTTCGGGGTGAAGGCCGAGCCGTACGAGGTCGACCCGGAGATCGCGAAGGCCCTCGACCTGCTCTACATCCTCCACGCCGACCACGAGCAGAACGCCTCCGCCTCGGCGGTCCGCCTGGTCGGGTCGACGAACGTCAACATGTTCGCGGCGATCGCGAGCGGCATCAACGCGCTGTGGGGTCCGCTGCACGGTGGCGCCAACCAGGCGGTCCTCGAGATGCTGAGCGAGATCCGCGACGCCGACGGCGACACCGCGTCGTTCATCAACCGGGCGAAGGACAAGGACGACCCGTTCCGGCTGATGGGCTTCGGGCACCGCGTCTACAAGAACTTCGACCCGCGGGCGACGATCATCAAGGAGACCGCGGACAAGATCCTCCAGAAGCTCGCGCCGAACGACCCGCTGTTCGAGATCGCGAAGGAGCTCGAGGAGGTCGCGCTCAGCGACGACTACTTCGTCGAGCGGAAGCTCTACCCGAACGTCGACTTCTACTCGGGCCTGATCTACCGGGCGATGGGCCTGCCGGTGGAGATGTTCACCGTGATGTTCGCCATCGGCCGCCTGCCGGGCTGGATCGCCCAGTGGAAGGAGATGATGGCGGACCCGGAGAAGCGGATCGGCCGTCCCCGCCAGATCTACAAGGGCTCCTCCGAGCGCGACTACACCCCGATCGAGCAGCGGTAG